A region of Lepus europaeus isolate LE1 chromosome 2, mLepTim1.pri, whole genome shotgun sequence DNA encodes the following proteins:
- the LOC133751881 gene encoding proline-rich protein 23A-like, which produces MRGVRPRSPSACPEPAGPPPPGAPGAPGVPGAPGPAKRRRVQEPVAAEPRPQPGLPAPPAPPPAAAPLTSIVVLAAGCALQVPLDHVDLLLEPAPTSVLSVSLPGHTLLLVPEGLLEAAGQCRSPGGLALPAVLDAAAEDVVLQQGFVCAAPTEMAGQGEASEDHADPELLLAFRGEPAAGWAAGLCLGAARGSSRGSGFDLDFELWRPLPGSPLQPLPPSPSPGPPEPPGRPQRPPRPACKARRRLFQE; this is translated from the coding sequence ATGAGGGGCGTCCGGCCCCGCAGCCCCAGCGCCTGCCCTGAGCCCGCGGGGCCCCCGCCGCCCGGAGCGCCTGGAGCGCCTGGAGTGCCCGGAGCCCCCGGCCCTGCCAAGCGCCGCCGAGTGCAGGAGCCCGTGGCCGCCGAGCCCCGACCCCAGCCCGgcctcccggccccgcccgcgcccccgcccgccgccgcgccGCTCACCTCCATCGTGGTCCTGGCCGCCGGCTGCGCCCTGCAGGTGCCGCTGGACCACGTCGACCTGCTGCTGGAGCCCGCGCCCACGTCGGTCCTCAGCGTGTCTCTGCCCGGCCACACGCTGCTGCTggtccccgagggcctcctggaggCCGCCGGCCAGTGCCGCTCGCCGGGCGGCCTGGCGCTACCCGCTGTCCTGGACGCCGCGGCCGAGGACGTCGTGCTGCAGCAGGGATTCGTGTGCGCAGCCCCCACGGAGATGGCCGGCCAGGGAGAGGCCTCGGAAGACCACGCCGACCCCGAGCTGCTCCTGGCGTTCCGCGGGGAGCCTGCAGCCGGCTGGGCCGCAGGGCTCTGCCTGGGCGCTGCAAGGGGCTCCAGCCGCGGCTCGGGCTTCGACCTGGACTTCGAGCTGTGGCGGCCGCTGCCCGGCTCTccgctccagcctctgcctccgtcTCCCAGTCCAgggcccccggagcccccggggCGCCCGCAGCGCCCTCCTCGGCCCGCCTGCAAGGCCCGGAGACGCCTGTTCCAGGAATGA